Proteins found in one Corynebacterium zhongnanshanii genomic segment:
- a CDS encoding alpha/beta fold hydrolase codes for MTLSKLTVGKWRIAYDLFSDAGLHPQHSHSLDRPRVVQLHGLTSSMQRDQVLGLNFLSSLGEFEGLRFDAPGHGQTRLVNGAEAVEDDFVWGALAETLHGVLGQVWPECIDKNAGSFAPLVGIGQSMGCATLLTAQVRYPGLFDKLILGIPPTIWSTRSERAHGYELSAAYVEEHGLEAYSEYTRQETLPPAVRPDRPHTAPDVLESMLPIVYRGAARANLPPQEDIAGIECPVLILGWVGDAGHPVESAETLAEVLPHAQMHIARTPEDVDAWPQLMRDFIR; via the coding sequence TTGACATTATCGAAACTCACCGTGGGGAAGTGGCGTATCGCCTATGATCTTTTTTCCGACGCCGGCCTCCACCCCCAACACTCTCACTCCCTTGATCGGCCTCGGGTGGTGCAGCTTCATGGGCTCACCAGTTCCATGCAGCGCGATCAGGTGTTGGGCTTGAACTTTCTGTCCTCTCTGGGGGAGTTCGAAGGACTGCGCTTTGATGCGCCGGGTCACGGGCAAACCCGCCTTGTTAATGGGGCCGAGGCCGTTGAGGATGACTTTGTGTGGGGCGCTTTAGCCGAGACGCTGCATGGGGTGTTGGGACAGGTATGGCCTGAATGTATCGACAAGAATGCGGGCAGTTTTGCCCCTTTGGTGGGCATTGGCCAATCAATGGGGTGTGCGACCTTGTTGACAGCCCAGGTTCGCTATCCAGGTCTTTTCGACAAGCTCATTCTAGGTATTCCGCCCACGATCTGGTCCACCCGGAGCGAGCGGGCGCACGGATATGAGCTTTCAGCCGCGTATGTGGAGGAGCATGGCCTGGAGGCCTATTCCGAGTACACACGTCAGGAAACTCTTCCTCCAGCAGTACGTCCTGATCGGCCGCACACGGCTCCCGATGTTCTGGAATCGATGCTTCCCATTGTTTACCGCGGGGCCGCCCGCGCGAACCTTCCGCCTCAAGAAGATATTGCGGGTATTGAGTGCCCCGTGCTGATTCTTGGGTGGGTAGGGGATGCTGGCCACCCTGTGGAGAGCGCGGAAACGTTAGCGGAGGTGCTGCCGCATGCGCAGATGCATATTGCTCGCACGCCGGAGGACGTGGATGCGTGGCCTCAGTTGATGAGGGACTTCATAAGATAG
- a CDS encoding glycosyltransferase has protein sequence MSLRTTDTVAAVIVTHNRVDLLRASLTQVANQEGAHVQHIIVVDNGNDPAVEALVTEVAGERAHYVGSATNLGGAGGFALGFLTALRLGADAVWCADDDGRPEGPHVLATLQAVAAKEGLDEISPVVCNIDDPDKLAFPLRQGVVWRRRRDELDGDFLPGIASLFNGALISARAMEIIGVPDYRLFIRGDEVEYHRRLVRSGLAFGTCLTTAYLHPDGSDEFKPILGGKMHTQYPDSDFKRYFTYRNRGYIMNQPGMRRLLPQEYARFAWFFLVQNRDVKGFREWFNLHKAGRQERFNRPS, from the coding sequence ATGAGTCTTCGCACCACCGATACAGTTGCCGCAGTTATTGTCACCCACAACCGAGTGGACCTTCTGCGAGCCTCCCTGACTCAAGTAGCGAATCAGGAAGGGGCACATGTCCAGCACATCATCGTAGTGGATAACGGCAACGATCCTGCGGTCGAGGCACTGGTGACAGAAGTTGCGGGGGAACGCGCCCACTACGTGGGCTCCGCGACGAACTTAGGCGGCGCAGGCGGTTTCGCTTTAGGCTTCTTAACCGCGTTGCGACTGGGCGCGGACGCTGTATGGTGCGCCGATGACGATGGTCGGCCCGAAGGCCCCCATGTGTTGGCAACCCTCCAAGCAGTTGCCGCCAAGGAGGGGCTAGATGAGATCAGCCCGGTGGTCTGCAATATCGACGACCCAGACAAGCTGGCGTTCCCCCTGCGACAGGGAGTGGTGTGGCGTAGGCGTCGGGATGAATTAGACGGTGACTTCCTGCCTGGAATCGCCAGCCTCTTTAATGGCGCATTAATCAGCGCACGGGCGATGGAGATCATCGGCGTGCCGGATTATCGCCTGTTTATCCGCGGTGACGAAGTGGAGTATCACCGCCGCCTAGTGCGCAGCGGCTTGGCATTCGGAACGTGCCTGACCACGGCGTATCTGCACCCGGACGGCAGCGACGAGTTTAAGCCCATTCTGGGTGGGAAGATGCACACGCAATATCCCGATAGTGATTTCAAACGATACTTCACGTACCGCAATCGCGGCTACATCATGAACCAGCCGGGAATGCGCCGGCTACTTCCCCAAGAATATGCCCGCTTTGCGTGGTTCTTCTTGGTGCAAAATAGGGACGTTAAGGGCTTTCGAGAGTGGTTCAACCTGCACAAGGCAGGTCGCCAAGAGCGCTTTAACCGGCCCAGCTAA